Proteins from a genomic interval of Rhipicephalus microplus isolate Deutch F79 chromosome 6, USDA_Rmic, whole genome shotgun sequence:
- the LOC142765231 gene encoding zinc finger MYM-type protein 1-like, which yields MKSSQCFALIVDETKDLSKTEQLSVVVRYYLNGAVFERFLGFRNAEQLNAKSLLSYVKETLNRCGIDSQLCIAQTYDGASVMSGTSRGVQALFRQEVPQAVYVHCMNHRLNLVIVDVCKAIKPVRNFFSLLESLYVFLSESAVHSLYVDVQKRLSLPVTELQRLSDTRWACQITACTAATKSFPAILVCLSEVIATNSRRATKAGGLLEQMNFSFLFHLRLFTKLLSRLKVFSDILQSKDCNLSQACLMAHTVIDELSEIRNSQSAFDTVWEQTCTISEENGVPQREKQRTKRLPLHLEQFVLSEGRPVEEESPDSKETFRVKVFLPVLDHLIVELTRRFAENNDVLCGVSALHPQSENFMDVSLLKPFAEHYACDINSVEVECKLVIKLLQRIEAERKCKIETLLQLVTVLEEYKLAFHELHKLSVIAVTIPASSSSCERTFSCLRRLKTYLRSKMTNNRLSDLAVLAVDRSLANKIDLQRVVDMFDAAHNNRRIRLH from the coding sequence ATGAAAAGCTCCCAGTGCTTTGCACTTATCGTCGATGAAACCAAGGATCTAAGTAAGACGGAACAGTTGTCAGTGGTAGTAAGGTACTACCTCAATGGGGCTGTCTTTGAGAGGTTCCTTGGATTCCGCAACGCTGAGCAATTGAATGCTAAGTCGCTCCTGAGCTACGTCAAGGAAACACTGAATCGCTGCGGCATTGATTCTCAACTGTGCATTGCTCAAACATACGATGGTGCAAGTGTCATGAGCGGTACGTCACGAGGCGTCCAGGCACTATTCAGGCAGGAAGTGCCGCAGGCCGTGTACGTACACTGCATGAACCACCGTCTCAATCTTGTCATCGTGGATGTCTGCAAGGCGATAAAACCGGTGAggaattttttctctcttttggaAAGCCTTTATGTATTCCTAAGTGAATCTGCAGTTCACTCACTGTATGTAGATGTTCAAAAAAGGTTGTCTTTGCCTGTGACAGAGCTGCAGCGTCTCAGCGATACACGATGGGCCTGCCAGATAACGGCTTGCACAGCTGCCACGAAAAGCTTTCCTGCCATTCTTGTATGCCTCAGCGAAGTCATCGCTACAAACAGCAGGCGGGCAACGAAAGCCGGGGGTCTGCTGGAGCAAATGaacttctcttttcttttccatTTAAGGCTATTCACCAAACTACTCAGCCGCCTTAAGGTTTTTTCGGACATATTACAAAGTAAAGACTGCAACCTTAGTCAGGCATGCCTCATGGCGCACACTGTCATTGACGAGTTATCCGAAATCAGAAATTCGCAGAGCGCGTTTGACACTGTGTGGGAGCAAACCTGCACTATTTCTGAGGAGAACGGGGTCCCCCAAAGGGAAAAGCAGAGAACGAAGCGCCTTCCGCTCCATTTAGAGCAGTTTGTATTAAGTGAAGGACGGCCCGTTGAAGAAGAGTCTCCAGATTCAAAAGAAACTTTCAGAGTCAAAGTTTTTCTGCCCGTTTTGGACCACCTCATTGTGGAACTGACTAGGCGATTTGCGGAAAATAATGACGTACTCTGCGGAGTCAGCGCCCTCCACCCTCAAAGTGAGAATTTTATGGACGTCTCCTTGCTCAAGCCTTTCGCTGAGCACTATGCATGCGACATCAACAGCGTTGAAGTTGAATGCAAGTTGGTAATTAAACTTCTTCAGCGCATCGAAGCCGAAAGGAAGTGCAAGATAGAAACATTGCTGCAATTGGTCACCGTCTTGGAAGAGTATAAGTTAGCCTTTCACGAACTGCACAAGCTAAGTGTTATCGCCGTGACGATACCGGCATCATCATCTTCTTGCGAGCGCACATTTTCGTGCCTTCGAAGACTGAAGACTTATCTTCGCAGCAAAATGACTAACAACCGTCTGAGCGACCTAGCTGTGCTTGCGGTAGACCGGTCTCTAGCCAATAAGATAGACCTTCAGCGTGTTGTTGACATGTTCGATGCTGCACACAATAATCGGCGTATACGTCTGCACTAG